The following is a genomic window from Planctomycetia bacterium.
GACATCGTGCTTGGGCCGGCCCGAGATGGCGGATACTACCTGATCGGCTTGAGCCAACCGTGCGCAGCACTATTTGATGGGATTGATTGGGGGTCAGCGAACGTTCTTTCGCAGACAACTCAGCGTATCCGGCGCGAGGGCCTCTCCTTACACACGCTGGAAATCCTCTCAGACATTGACCTGCCCACCGATCTGGCCGGACAACCCGAAGTGGTCGAGGAACTCTTCCGCCAAGCCGAGAAACCGCGCCTTTCGGTCATCATCCCGGCCATCAATGAAGCGCAATACCTCAGTCGCTGCCTTGACAGCATTCCCGGCAACCCAGGGATCGAGGTCATCGTGGTTGACGGCGGTAGCACTGACAAAACCGTTGAGATCGCAAAATCGCGCGGTGCCACCGTGGTCTCTGGAGGACCCGGACGGGCCTCCCAGATGAATGCCGGTGCTGCCATTGCGATCGGAGATTCGCTCATGTTCCTGCACGCCGATACTTGTCTTCCTCCAAATGGTACCCGGGAGATTGCGCGTCTCATGGCAATGCAGGGGACCGCGTTGGCTGCTTTTCGGCTTGGATTCGATCGTCATTCGATTGGCCTTCGATGCATCGGATGGCTCGCAAACTTCCGCTCCCGCGTGTTAAAGATGCCCTATGGCGATCAGGCGTTTTGTGTGCGAACTGAACGGTTCCACCTTTTGAAGGGTTTCAAGACGTTGCCCTTTATGGAAGACTTCGAGTTCGTTCGCCGCGTTCGCCGATGCGGCGTCGTAAGATTGTCTAACTTGGCGGTTTGCACCTCCGCCCGTCGATGGCTGCGGGATGGTATCTTGCGCACGACCCTAGTGAATCAAGCCTGCATCTTCGGCTTCTTATTCGGCGTGTCGCCGAGGACTCTGGTGATGTTTCGCGGGAGAGGTACTTCAAATAAAGTGGCGATCGCGCAGGCGCCGCCGCTACCATTTGCGGAGTCCGATCGCCCGAGCTCTCAATCCTCTAATCAAACGGCTCGACTACGATTGGAGCCTTAATGACGAATAACAACAGCCGAGTCACCGCGACTGGGCGTGCAGTTGACCGGTTCTGAAAAAGAAGATGATGTTGATATTTCGGAGAATTCGCGCGGGTCCACGAGCGAGGGTCCAAAATGTTGATGGTCATCCTACTTGATTGAGGGTGTGTTCTTAGAGTTCGACTTGGGCCGACGCGATTGCTGTTGCTGGTGCGCATTGGCGAAGTTTCGGCCAGCGCGGGCCGGTATCATACGCGATCGGCGTTTGACTAGTTCCGGATGACGATTTCGATCAGCAGGCTCATCAGCCCACCCAGAAATTCTAGGCGGCAAATGTGCTCGACGATAGGCAACTTCGTGGCCGAGAGATGGGTAGCAGTTCGGTGTTCATTTCGTTCAGTCTACCCGTGGCGATCGCCGCAGCGGTCTCAGGGTTCACGTATTGGAAAACCCGGCAGCGGCCCACTCCCGAAGGGCATTGGCGATTGATCCCGATCTTTGCATGCACATCTTCGGCGTCTTGGCTTCCTGCCTGATGATAACATCGCGAATCGCCGCGGCCATCGCAGAACTCAACGCCCTGGCCTTCAAGACCCGGCGGTTCGAGGCGGATCGAGTCCAACTCTCCGCTCAGGACCGGCGCCATGCAGGCGACGGTCCAACGTGCCTCGTAGCGATTGCCAGCCGTGCCCGATGGCCCACCCGCAGGCGGCATAGGGGTATTGTGCCGCGGACGCCGGTTACTGACTACCCATTGCGTTGCGGCATAGACCGAGCAAACCCCAGAGTGGGCGCACTCCACGATTGATCAATTCCTGCCGAAGTTATGCTTCGTGCTCGGCCGTTGTATCTCCTTCACCGCCATCCACGGTGCATTCAAGCTCATCCTCGCGCCACAGGCCGAGCTTTCGGGCATCCCAGAGCCTGCGCTGGATGCCTTCGAGCAAGTAGGCCACCAGCAGGCAGAGGCCATTGCGTTCGACGCAGAACTTGCGGGTTTCTGCGATCCCCAGCATGTCCATCCATTCTTCCGATAGCTCCATCCGGTCGAGCGGGGTCAGGATACCGGCGTCGAAATCCATCCCCATGCGTTCCTTGAGAAAGGCCAGGATCGTCCCATGTTCGATATGCATCTTGATCAGGTCGATTGACACATCATCGTAGCGGCCACAGCATGCGGCCCCGTTGAGTTGAAAGGCCAGAAAGGTTCGTAAGCTGACGCGCATGACCTAAACTCCTCAAAAGGTTGCTCTTATTGACGCCGTGTCACCGTCGGTTGCATGAGAGGACCGCATCCGCTGCTGAAGACTTGGGATGCCCCACTTTTCGTCTCTAAGGTGGTTGATTCATCCGACCCTAGGTTAGTGATCCGCACGTTGCATCTCTCGTCAGACAATTCTCCACCTACATTGTTCATTGCTTGGTCAACAACTCGAGCTAGCAAGAATCCCCTCGTCTTACCAAAGCCCCGGGCAGTCGGCGATCGATCCCGAAATCCCAAAGAAAGAATCCAAGTTGGGTTGCATGGCCACAAGGCGACGATTGAGTTCGATGCACTCTTCCCATTCCTCTTTGGTCGGTCCGCCACCCACGACGCGCGCCAAGTGCACGGCCAATTGCAGGGCATCGGGGGCGTCATCATGTGAGGCCTTGGGGAAGAGCCGGAGCTGCTCGATGAGGACGCGATGCCTTTTGCAAAGCTGTAGCGCGCCCGAACGGATCAACGGCTGCAGGCTCTGAATGCGGCCCATCTTGTCGGTGGTGTGGTTGATGCCTTCGACCGGGAGGTAGAGGCTTTTGGCCTTTGAACGCCGTTCGAGCTCATCCTTCATAAAGGACTGGAACTGGTTGGTCTCCAGGGCGAACCGGGCGTATTTCCGGATGCGCTGGTAGTCGAGAATGTCGTCGATGATTTTGTCCGGCTTCCGCCGGGAGATGTCGGCATCGAGGACATAGAGATTGCCGCTCTTGGCATCCTTCAGCAGGGTGATGATCGCCGAGTCGTCGGCATGCTTGCCGAGTTTGCCCAGGGAAGGGTCGCAGGCCCCGAAGAACTGGGCATTGCTCTCCAGCGATGCGATCAGCGCTTGCTCGGTCGACCAGGTCTCATCCCAGAACCGAAAGTCCTCGTCTGCAAAGTAGCAGTCGGCCGGGTTGACCGGCTCGTTCTGCTTTTCGGAATCAAAGGCGGCCGGCCCATCGCCTTCGCGCATGAGCATCAGGGTGTGATAGTCCTCGCACTCCGGCCAGAGGACTTCGGTGCCTTCCAGCATCGCCTCACGATGGGCCTCGAAGTAGGCCTTGGCGGCGGCAGGACCGGTCGCGCCGTCGTATTCATCCATTCGTCGAAGGATGGCGACCCAGGCTTCCCATAGGTCTTGCCGAGATGCCCAGGCCATAACTGAGCGATAGATGCGGCCGATCCACATGGGGTTCTTGGTGGGGTCGGTCAACTTGGCCAGCAGGGCGTCGTAGTGCTGGATGGTCCCGACCACAACCACACGCGTGTCGCGGGTGCCCGACTTGAGGATGGCCTTGTGGAACCACTCGTCCAACTTGAAGCGGCCCTCGGCCGTCGCCGTGTTCTCACGTCCCTCGACATCGTCGAGGAGGATGAGTTCGGGTCGATCTTGGCGATGGCGCTTACCCCGAATATTCTGGCCGTAACCCAGCGCCGTGACCTTCACCTTGTTGGCGGTGATGATCTCATTCTTGCGCCAGCGTGGCCAACGGGGGTAATGGCCACCTTGCTCGCAGACCTCGGGGAAGTCGGCGACGAGGCGGTCGTTCTCGACCAATTCGTCCTTCACATGACCGAGGAAGTCGGCGGCTTTTTCTTCGGTGTCGGAGACCAGGACGATGAACTTGGCCTTCTTGTAGCAGATGAACCAGAGGAGGTAGATCAGGCTGACGAGCGTGCTCTTGGCGCTGCCGCGCGGGCCGGCCACAGCCAATCGTCCTCCCGGCGGCAACTCCTGAAGGAGTTCGTACAGTTCCATGTGCATCTTGCTGGGGGGGCGGCTTAAGTGCTGAGCGAAGTAGAACCTCGCGAAGGCGTCGAGGGAGTGTTGTGCGGCATTTCGCCGTTCAGTTCGTAACTGCGATTCGATTCTAGATGTTTGAAGTTGTCCGACAGCGTGCATCCTGCACATCTCCATAGGGGCATCAAGCCCGCCAGTAGGGGGGTTAGGGTTCTTGCGCCTTGACGTCCTCTTTGAGTCGATCGAGTCGGACCGACATCCGACCGCGCTCGACCTCTTCTTGCAGCGCCATGCAGCGGTCGGCCTGCTCGGTGGTTAAACGGCCCGTTGCCTTGGAGACTTCCACGACCTCCTGCAGTTCCTTCGCGAGTTGGTCATAGGCGGCGATGGGTTCGGCATCGAGCCGCTGATAGACCTCGGCCACGACGCCGGTGGGGACGCGGGGCAGGTAGCCGACCGACTGGAGCTTCTCGAAGAACTCCTTAAAAGTCTTCCAGGCCATCCCTTCGGCCATCAGTCTTTCCATGCCGGAGCAACCTCCCTCGCGGGCGATGCGGCGCAATCGCGCGATCGACACTTCCGCTTCATGGGCCAATTGACCGATCATCCGCTCGGCGAATCGCGGGTCCGGGGCCAGGGCGAGTTCTTCACGGATCTGGTTGATGTCCCGACGAATGGTCCGTTCATTGCGGCCGAGGATCTGGGCAATCTCGGCGATGACATATCCCTCGGTCCGCAGGAATTCCACGCAGCGCCGCCGATCCTCGGTCGACAGTCCCTTGGGAGAAGTCCGCCTGTCCTTGATCTCGTTGATGAGTGTCAGGACCGGGATTTCAGGGGGGCCCTCCTGGGAAGTGGAAGGGGCCGTCGGCTTCACAATGCAACCTCCAGCCGGGCCAGGTAGCGCTGGCGCAGGTCATGTAACGGCTGAAGGTCACCGACGAATGTCAGGTAACGCCGAACGATCGCATCGCAGTAGCGCGGGTCCAGTTCGATCCCGAAGCACCGACGGGTCAGTCGTTCGGCGGCGATGAGCGTACTGCCCGAGCCTAAGAAAAGATCAAGCACCACATCATCCCGACGGCTGCTGTTGACGATGGCCCGCTCGGCGAGGGCAATGGGTTTTTGGGTGGGATGTCGATACTCCCGGGTGCAGTCGCGGGGGACCTGCCAAAGTGTCGACTCATTGGTCGGGCCGTACCAGCGATGGGCCTGGCCATCATCTTTCCAGCCGTAGAGGCAGAATTCCGTTTGCTGATTGAAATCGCCGTATCCAATCGCGAATCGTTCCTTGGCCCAGGTGAGGACGCAGGAGATGTGCGCGCCGGCGGCCGAGAGCCGGGCATGCATCGGCCCGAACTGCCGGTGGCCATTCCAAAGGTAAAATGGCGCACCCGGTGCAAGTGATGCGAGCATCCCGTCAAGAATGCCGCCCAGCCAGGATTCGTAATCTTCCTGGGTCAGATTGTCGTGGTAGATTCGTCGCCATTGGCGGGAACGCTTGGGGCGGGCCTTCTGCGGGGTGGGTCGATTGCCCCCGTAGTAGGCGACGTTGTAGGGCGGGTCGGTAAAGACCAAGTCTACCTGTATACATTGTAGTAGCCGGGCCACATCCTCAGATTTCGCGGAATCGCCGCACAGAAGCCGATGGGGACCCAACTCGATGAGCTCTCCCGGCTGGGTCACGGGCGGTTCCTCAGCCGCCTCGTCGAGCGAGTCAGCTAGATCGAATCCATCCTCTCCGGCCGACTTCTGGTCCCCGAATCGATCCAGGAGTTGCCCGATTTCGACGCGGTCAAAGCCGGTCAACGAGACGTCGAAGTCAGGGATCGTCCCGAGTTCATCCAGGAGGGCAGCCAGCTTATGACGATCCCAATCCCCCTGGACCTTGTTGAGGGCGATGTTAAGGGCCTTCTCGCGCTCCGGAGGCAGATCGACGACGCTGACCTCCACCTCCTTTGCGCCGTTGGCCACCAGAATCTTCAGTCTCTGATGCCCGCCGACCAGATGGCCACTTCGTTCATTCCAAACCAAGGGTTCGACGCAGCCGAATTCATCGAGCGATCGATGAAGGCGCTCGTACTCTTCGTCGCCGGGTTGAAGGTCAACGCGGGGGTTGTACGGCGCTGGATTGATCTTCTTGATCGCGACTTTCCGAATTCTTAGTGGCATGTCGTCTTACCTCGTTTGCATTTGCACGTAATGCCAGTATCGATATCTAGGTAATGGCGTCTTGACTTCAATTTGATATGCGCACTCGAAGATAAGATTAACTGCCCAGGCAACAGAGCAGAGAGCCTGATCGCAGTCGTGTCGAATGAAACCGACAACAATTGGACCCCTGAGAATGAATGCAAGACTTAATGCAGTAAATAAAGGCATTTGCTTCATTCCTTTGAAGCCCAACTCGCAGATGTGTTTGCGCGATCCATCGCGTTGACATCTTCGGGGTCGACATATTAGTTGACCAACACTCCAAAATTATCAAGTGGTTAGAGTCATTTTGTTGAAGATTTTTTTTGCGTACGCCAACTTGTCCGTACAAAAACAGTGCCACGTATCAGGCATGATCGCCACTTCGAAAACTGGAATGCGCGCCCGCGAAAACTGGACGGCGCGCCGGCAAAAACCGGACAGTGAGCCAAGAAAACCGGACAGATTTCCAGTGTGAATTGCGGCGCAAGTGATGATCGGCTCGCTCGTTAGGATTTGGCGCATCGTACGTGGCGCGCGGCAAATGGACGTTGCGCGCGCGCTAGAAACTTCCGAGACGTCATTTCTAGGTGAATTCTTCGAACGCCCTTCGAACGTCATTCGAATGACCGAGGGCGACCGACAACGTGTGAACTCTTGTTGAACTAACTTGGAAATTGACGGAAAGGCATTTCTTCGTACGTCCAGTCGAACCAACAGGACTCTAAGAATTAATCGCAGTGGTAAACTGGGTAAATGCCGGTCGACACGAAGCGGACATGAACCAGCGCTTTGTGCCACAATGATTTGCGCGTTTTGAGGACCCCAAAAGACCGGACAAAGTGGACATTGTAGTGCAGCCAACTCGTGGCGTTTGGCGTCATCCACGGAGAGGAAGTGCGCGGTGTGGGGTACCCCCGGAGGTATTCCCTCCAAGGCAGAAAGCGCCGGCGATTTTGTTAACGGCCCGCTCCGCGCGCGTAGGCAAAACAGACCGTCGTAACTCGCGCAACCCCCTAGACGTTATCCAAAAAACGCAGATTCGCCCGACTCTCGGTCCGGCGCTGTACCGCGACCGGGCGCTCGCGCTCCCCGAGGTGGGACCACGGCCCCCGGCCCCGCGCTCTCGAACTCTCACCCTCTTGCGCTTAACACCTGCGTCGGGTTAACAGGGTAGTTTGATTCGCGGTCCGAACACATCACGAAACGATTCTGCGTATATAGATAGTTGAACGCGGGCACCACGGATCGGTGCCCCGTCGATGACATCCAGCCAGACGTCCGGCCGAGCGCCAAGCGCACGCCGGCGTGGGCCTCACAGGAGACCACGCCATGTGCCTTGCGCCCGAAGACGAAGCATCTCTCACACCCGACGAGCGAATCCACGAAATCGCCGCCATCCTGGCCGAAGGGGTACGCCGGGCGCGCCACGGGGCCACCTCACCGCCAGAAATCGACGCCCATTTGCCGGAATCCGACGCTTCCGGCCTTGAGGTGTGTTCGCCCTCTGGCCCTGATGGGTCCCGGCGTCAACCCGAGAGGACGCAGGAGGTATGAACATGCGAACGGACGTGGAGACGGCGCTAAGAGCGCTTAACAAGATGACCATTGGCCAGCTGCGAGATCGCTATGGCGAGGTCTTCGGTGAGAAGACACGGTCATTCAATCGCCAGCACCTGATCAAGCGCATCATCTGGCGCTTGCAGGCCATCCGCGAAGGCGGCCTGTCCGAACGGGCCAGGAAGCGGGCGATGGAATTGGCAAACGATGCTGATCTGCGAATCAGCGCACCGAAGGCCAACGAGACTGAAGAATCGCCTGAATCGTCGATCGTGCTCCCGCTTCGGGTGCCGCGTGACGACCGGTTGCCTGCGGCAGGCACGATGCTGCGGCGCGTCTACAAGGGCCAGTCGATCCACGTGCGCGTCTTGAGCAAGGGCTTCGAATACGACGGCGAGGCCTA
Proteins encoded in this region:
- a CDS encoding glycosyltransferase family 2 protein; the protein is MVEELFRQAEKPRLSVIIPAINEAQYLSRCLDSIPGNPGIEVIVVDGGSTDKTVEIAKSRGATVVSGGPGRASQMNAGAAIAIGDSLMFLHADTCLPPNGTREIARLMAMQGTALAAFRLGFDRHSIGLRCIGWLANFRSRVLKMPYGDQAFCVRTERFHLLKGFKTLPFMEDFEFVRRVRRCGVVRLSNLAVCTSARRWLRDGILRTTLVNQACIFGFLFGVSPRTLVMFRGRGTSNKVAIAQAPPLPFAESDRPSSQSSNQTARLRLEP
- the terL gene encoding phage terminase large subunit, translated to MELYELLQELPPGGRLAVAGPRGSAKSTLVSLIYLLWFICYKKAKFIVLVSDTEEKAADFLGHVKDELVENDRLVADFPEVCEQGGHYPRWPRWRKNEIITANKVKVTALGYGQNIRGKRHRQDRPELILLDDVEGRENTATAEGRFKLDEWFHKAILKSGTRDTRVVVVGTIQHYDALLAKLTDPTKNPMWIGRIYRSVMAWASRQDLWEAWVAILRRMDEYDGATGPAAAKAYFEAHREAMLEGTEVLWPECEDYHTLMLMREGDGPAAFDSEKQNEPVNPADCYFADEDFRFWDETWSTEQALIASLESNAQFFGACDPSLGKLGKHADDSAIITLLKDAKSGNLYVLDADISRRKPDKIIDDILDYQRIRKYARFALETNQFQSFMKDELERRSKAKSLYLPVEGINHTTDKMGRIQSLQPLIRSGALQLCKRHRVLIEQLRLFPKASHDDAPDALQLAVHLARVVGGGPTKEEWEECIELNRRLVAMQPNLDSFFGISGSIADCPGLW
- a CDS encoding helix-turn-helix domain-containing protein, yielding MKPTAPSTSQEGPPEIPVLTLINEIKDRRTSPKGLSTEDRRRCVEFLRTEGYVIAEIAQILGRNERTIRRDINQIREELALAPDPRFAERMIGQLAHEAEVSIARLRRIAREGGCSGMERLMAEGMAWKTFKEFFEKLQSVGYLPRVPTGVVAEVYQRLDAEPIAAYDQLAKELQEVVEVSKATGRLTTEQADRCMALQEEVERGRMSVRLDRLKEDVKAQEP
- a CDS encoding DNA modification methylase — its product is MPLRIRKVAIKKINPAPYNPRVDLQPGDEEYERLHRSLDEFGCVEPLVWNERSGHLVGGHQRLKILVANGAKEVEVSVVDLPPEREKALNIALNKVQGDWDRHKLAALLDELGTIPDFDVSLTGFDRVEIGQLLDRFGDQKSAGEDGFDLADSLDEAAEEPPVTQPGELIELGPHRLLCGDSAKSEDVARLLQCIQVDLVFTDPPYNVAYYGGNRPTPQKARPKRSRQWRRIYHDNLTQEDYESWLGGILDGMLASLAPGAPFYLWNGHRQFGPMHARLSAAGAHISCVLTWAKERFAIGYGDFNQQTEFCLYGWKDDGQAHRWYGPTNESTLWQVPRDCTREYRHPTQKPIALAERAIVNSSRRDDVVLDLFLGSGSTLIAAERLTRRCFGIELDPRYCDAIVRRYLTFVGDLQPLHDLRQRYLARLEVAL
- a CDS encoding DUF2924 domain-containing protein; the protein is MRTDVETALRALNKMTIGQLRDRYGEVFGEKTRSFNRQHLIKRIIWRLQAIREGGLSERARKRAMELANDADLRISAPKANETEESPESSIVLPLRVPRDDRLPAAGTMLRRVYKGQSIHVRVLSKGFEYDGEAYRSLTAIARKVTGCQWNGFHFFGLSAAGPKEKVAS